In the Paenibacillus thermoaerophilus genome, one interval contains:
- a CDS encoding M1 family metallopeptidase: MIRTIAKPYRLLLLLGLALAVTLIWTALNLRSGRDADTFALSGPGQPNAGQAPAPAVPKPQPTPKEPPLSERVAEYHIGVALDESDKSLTGAETLTWRNPGKKPVTELYFHLYPNAFASGKSTFMRESGGKLRGDKMPAGGYGQMEITSLKTSSGVDLTPHMHFVQPDDGNKDDKTLMRIVLPEPIPPGGKTTLQIAFRVKLPQAFARMGYSGDFVMAGQWFPKIAVYEPAGTRGRPDEGWSLHQYHGNSEFYSDFAIYSVNIKVPSRYIVASTGFQTKTATDDGRTKTYHFYADDVHDFAWAASPDFVYAEEKFSTPNIPGMRIKLYLDPAHRHLKDRYMAAAKKSLARYSEWFGTYPYQTLSIVVPPAGANGAGGMEYPTLVTAWGAGDPNPGFELERVVVHEIGHQYWYGMVASNEFEEAWLDEGFTSYAEDLVMETDYGVKSNLAMESSFITSPASLNRFAWNFKSHSHYADNVYTRAKLILVDIEKQIGRDTMRKVLRTYFQKWKFRHPTSREFQATLESVTKQNWQPYFDQYVYGDRMVDFSVDSIRSKKLPGDAEARGAETLYEHEVLIRNKGGTHSAVPIAFRFGDGTEQRQIWDGQGESIVYKFTYNSPLLNVQVDPDKTMVLENRHINNFMRTDVDRRQSVRWSLGLDKLAEALIRALAW; this comes from the coding sequence ATGATCCGCACAATTGCCAAACCGTACCGACTGCTTCTGCTGCTGGGACTAGCTCTTGCCGTGACGCTGATCTGGACGGCCCTGAATCTGCGCTCCGGCCGGGACGCCGACACCTTCGCCCTGTCCGGCCCCGGGCAGCCGAATGCCGGACAGGCACCGGCTCCGGCGGTGCCCAAGCCGCAGCCTACGCCGAAGGAACCGCCGCTCAGCGAGCGGGTGGCCGAGTACCATATCGGCGTCGCCCTGGACGAGTCGGACAAATCGCTGACGGGGGCGGAGACGCTGACGTGGCGCAATCCCGGGAAAAAGCCGGTTACGGAGCTGTATTTCCATCTGTACCCGAACGCGTTCGCCTCCGGGAAAAGCACCTTTATGCGGGAGTCGGGCGGCAAACTGCGCGGCGACAAGATGCCGGCCGGCGGCTACGGCCAGATGGAGATCACCTCGCTGAAAACATCCAGCGGCGTCGATCTGACGCCCCATATGCACTTCGTCCAGCCCGACGACGGCAACAAGGACGACAAAACCCTCATGCGCATCGTCCTGCCGGAGCCTATCCCGCCGGGCGGCAAAACGACGCTGCAGATTGCGTTCCGGGTCAAGCTGCCGCAGGCGTTCGCCCGGATGGGGTACTCGGGCGATTTCGTGATGGCCGGGCAATGGTTCCCCAAGATCGCCGTCTATGAGCCGGCCGGGACGCGAGGACGCCCGGACGAGGGGTGGAGCCTGCACCAATATCACGGCAATTCGGAGTTTTATTCGGACTTTGCCATCTACAGCGTCAATATCAAGGTACCGTCCCGGTACATCGTCGCCTCGACCGGCTTCCAGACGAAAACGGCCACCGACGACGGCCGCACCAAAACGTATCACTTTTATGCCGATGACGTGCACGACTTCGCCTGGGCCGCCTCCCCGGATTTCGTGTATGCCGAGGAGAAATTTTCGACGCCGAACATCCCGGGCATGCGCATCAAGCTGTACCTGGACCCCGCCCATCGGCATCTGAAGGACCGGTATATGGCCGCCGCCAAAAAATCGCTCGCCCGGTACAGCGAATGGTTCGGCACCTACCCCTACCAGACGCTCTCCATTGTCGTGCCTCCCGCCGGCGCCAACGGCGCGGGCGGCATGGAATACCCGACGCTTGTCACCGCCTGGGGCGCGGGCGATCCAAATCCCGGCTTCGAGCTCGAACGCGTCGTCGTTCACGAGATCGGCCATCAGTACTGGTACGGGATGGTCGCGTCCAACGAGTTCGAGGAAGCGTGGCTGGACGAAGGCTTCACCTCTTACGCCGAAGACCTCGTCATGGAGACCGATTACGGTGTGAAGAGCAATCTTGCGATGGAATCCAGCTTCATTACGTCGCCGGCGTCGCTCAACCGCTTCGCCTGGAACTTCAAGAGTCACTCGCATTACGCCGACAACGTCTACACCCGAGCCAAGCTCATCCTCGTCGATATCGAGAAGCAGATCGGACGGGACACGATGCGGAAGGTGCTCCGCACGTATTTCCAAAAGTGGAAATTCCGCCATCCGACGAGCCGCGAATTCCAAGCCACGCTGGAAAGCGTCACGAAGCAAAACTGGCAGCCCTACTTCGATCAATACGTATACGGCGACCGGATGGTCGATTTCTCGGTCGATTCCATCCGCAGCAAGAAGCTGCCGGGAGATGCCGAAGCCCGAGGAGCGGAGACGCTGTACGAGCACGAGGTGCTGATCCGCAATAAAGGAGGCACGCACTCGGCGGTGCCGATCGCCTTCCGGTTCGGGGACGGGACGGAGCAGCGGCAAATCTGGGACGGCCAAGGGGAATCGATCGTCTACAAATTCACCTACAATTCCCCGCTTCTCAACGTGCAGGTGGACCCCGACAAAACGATGGTGTTGGAGAACCGTCACATCAACAACTTCATGCGGACGGACGTGGATCGGAGACAAAGCGTTCGATGGTCGCTCGGCTTGGATAAACTCGCGGAGGCGCTGATTCGGGCGCTGGCGTGGTAA
- a CDS encoding YwhD family protein: protein MDQTTNGQNQQPAAASVKKPLGALNVVSNKNQHKGFGAGALDLSNLSSIIVDGDEAYVDLGAIHAKSKVERGIKFTTNKDEVPNGRRCFVVWVYVVKSEDSSYYAGVTSCEMSIDSEAKKGWKILADHVNRMDYALKRRFMLENLNETEKAALKRCLVGHNAEWYDNSPEELKALLG from the coding sequence ATGGATCAAACGACTAACGGACAAAACCAGCAGCCGGCGGCCGCTTCCGTGAAAAAGCCGCTGGGCGCGCTGAATGTCGTCAGCAATAAAAACCAGCATAAAGGCTTCGGCGCGGGAGCGCTCGATCTCAGCAACCTGTCGAGCATCATCGTGGACGGAGACGAGGCGTACGTCGACCTCGGCGCGATTCACGCCAAAAGCAAGGTGGAGCGCGGCATCAAATTCACGACGAACAAGGACGAGGTTCCGAACGGAAGGCGCTGCTTCGTCGTCTGGGTATACGTGGTCAAGTCCGAGGACAGCTCGTATTATGCGGGAGTGACCTCTTGCGAGATGAGCATCGATTCGGAGGCGAAGAAAGGTTGGAAGATTTTGGCCGACCACGTCAACCGGATGGATTACGCGCTGAAGCGCCGGTTTATGCTGGAGAATCTGAACGAGACGGAGAAAGCCGCGCTCAAACGCTGCCTCGTCGGGCATAACGCGGAATGGTACGACAACTCGCCGGAAGAATTAAAGGCGTTGTTGGGCTAA